One Halorientalis litorea DNA segment encodes these proteins:
- a CDS encoding translation initiation factor IF-5A — MAREQTEVRELDEGSYVMMDDTPCKINSYSTAKPGKHGSAKARIEGEGVFDGKKRNLSQPVDAKIWVPIVERKQGQVVNVESADIAQVMDLDNYETITMKVPEDVSLSADDDIEYLEYEDQRKIVRS; from the coding sequence ATGGCGAGAGAGCAGACGGAAGTCCGCGAACTCGACGAGGGGAGTTACGTGATGATGGACGACACACCGTGTAAAATCAACTCCTACAGCACAGCCAAACCCGGCAAACACGGCAGTGCGAAGGCCCGAATCGAGGGCGAGGGCGTCTTCGACGGGAAGAAGCGAAACCTCTCACAGCCCGTGGACGCGAAGATTTGGGTGCCGATAGTCGAGCGCAAGCAGGGACAGGTCGTCAACGTCGAGTCCGCCGACATCGCACAGGTCATGGACCTCGACAACTACGAGACGATTACGATGAAGGTGCCCGAGGACGTATCGCTGTCGGCCGACGACGACATCGAGTACCTCGAGTACGAGGACCAGCGCAAAATCGTCCGCTCGTAG